The Aminipila terrae nucleotide sequence GTACTTCCTATAAAATGTATGACCCCTTCTTCAATAGCTTTTAACAGAGTATCCTGCTGCAGTTTATTCCATCTGTGTACTTCATCTACATACACATAAGTGGTTTGCTTCTGTATGCCAAAGAATTTTAATTGTGCTTTCTCTATAATTTCTTTTAATTCTTTAATTCCAGTAGAGGCTGCATTTAACTCATAAAATTCACCATCCATTTCCCTGGCAATAATTCTTGCCAGCGTGGTTTTTCCTGTACCAGAAGGTCCGAAAAAAATAGCAGAGTCAAAGGTATTATTTTTAATTGAATTATAAAATAAAGAGCCTTTATACATGAAATGACTCTGCCCTATAAAATTATCTATGCTGTCTGGCCGCATCCTTGTTGAAAGAGGAATCATATCATTAACCTTTCTCTTTTTCTATCTTATCTTTGTGTAATAAAAGCATCAGAGTATTTAGTCCCTGTTAAAGTATTCATGGTTGCAACCGCTTGTTCCTTTTGTTCAAACAATTGGCTCACAACTTTATAGGCACCGTCTTTTTCAACAACCTGTGCAGTAATGCCACTGGTTTTAAGTTCAGAAACAAGACTTTCCGCACTTAATTTTGTGGTAAAGCTGCCAAATTGTATGCAGTACCCGGCTGGAGTAGTGGTTGCTGCATTTTGTGCCGTTGGAGTCACCTTTAACTTATCTTCTACTACTCCTGATTTAGCGTCCTGATTATTTTGCTGAATTCCAGGGGTGGTTGTACTCTGTCCATTATTTTGATTATTTTTATCACTTTCACCCGGATTGTCCTTATCATCCAAAAAAAAGCCCAAAAACTTTTCAATTTTAAAGCCCTCTTTATTTGTGCTATCTGAATTTGTACTATCCGAATTAAACAAGGGATAAATTATAAATTTCGCAGTTCCATATCCAAGTAATACTGCAATACTTATTATAACAAGAATTGCAGTAAAATTCACCTTTGTTTTTTGACGAAAACTATTTCTTCGCCTTTTTCTTCTAATCGGTCCCATATTTCATTTATCCTCCCTACTCCCTTATTAGGAATACCATGCTAATTAATTGTATGATTCTAAATAAAAAAAATGCCCAACTCCTTTAACAGAATTAAGCATTTATTATTTTTAGTTCATATTTAATTTGTATTTATCATCCTTAGGATTTGCAATGTTTTTTTTGCTTACATTCACAATTTCCTATTTTCTTGATGATAAAATAAGTCAAAGTCATATCAATAGCATAAAGTACCGCATAAATCGATGTCACGAATTTTGCGTGTTTTTTATAATTCCAATCAGTAAAAAACTTTTTCATAACTCCTACCTTCCTGTTATCACTACTCTTAAAACTTTTTGTATCCAACCATATGTATTTTCCCTAAAATATTAGTATATTAAATTAGTTATATTTTATTCCCTAATTTTCTGAATTTCAACTTATTTGCATATTACAATAGTATTACAGAATATTTATTTTTACCATAGGAAGCATATCTAAAGCTTATAGTCTTTTTTTATATTAATTAATTTGTTGTAATTTTTTCATTTTATAGAGAAATAAGTATAGACATTTATCTCAAACCACTATATAATGAAGTCATTGAATATTTAAAATAACTTTGGCTCGATCTGAACATGGAAAGTTCTCTACCCGGAAACTAATGTCCCTAGCATCTGAACAGAAAAACTTCTAAATCTGAATCGTCTCCCATTTTGATATTTTAAATATTTAGAAACTTTTTTTTAAAAACATGGAGGAATTAAGATTATGGAAGACAAGACACTTATTTGTCAGGATTGTGGAAATGAATTTGTATTTACTGTTGGAGAACAGGAATTTTACAAAGAAAAGGGTTTTGACAATGAACCAAAGAGATGTAAGGAATGCAGGGACAAGAAAAAGCAGGAAAGACGTAGAGATAGATAATAATTATTAAAACGACTTACATTAAAAAAGCCGAGTTTTCTCGGCCTTTTTTAATGTAAAAAATTATCCCCTCCTGCCTTCTCTATTTGATACATTTTTATTCCCAGCCACACAAATGAATTTCTCTCTTTAATTCACTTAAGTAATTTAGAAGTGCTCCCATGGACAGATTAAATTTTTCTAACTTATGTATTACTAAATTTATATACTCACTACATCTTACATTTTCAAACTTCATTTCTTCTAGAAAATGAACCATCTTTTCTGAAAAGTTGGGTTTCTCCTCATTTTCCTTACTTGGGATAAATATAATTTTCATGACAGACATATCCTGATCTAAATAAATGTAATTCTCCGTTAAATAGTATCTTGTATGTAAAATCAAATGATTTTGAGCTTCTTTTACACATAAAACCATTTTTTCTATCAAATTTAATATTTCATAAGGATTTTGAAATTGACTTAAATCTAACTTCTGATATCCATCTGTATGATAAATCACACATAACTTTTGATTTGTTTTCATAAATGACATGGGAACAAAACATTTGCAATTTCCAGAAGCAAATATTTTTATTTCAAAATCCCGAATCTCATTACAATCATATAAACTTTCCATCAGCTTCCCCCACATTTTAAACAAGGCGTATATCCTCTTTTCACTGCTTCACTTTTTTCTATCTCCATCACATAGCGTTGTACCGTAGAACAATCTGGGCAATGATATGATTCTCCATTATTAAAAAAGCAATAAATAACGCTTCCTTTTCCAAGTTTTCTTGAATGGCAGATACTGCAAGGTTTATACTTCCTCTTTATCTGAGTCGTTAGTATTGTCTGAGTAGCTGCAACTTGTATATAAGGGCATTCCTTTTGATGATACTTTTTCCCTGCCACAGGAAAAATCCAAACTAATTGGGACTCTTCTTCCTCTTCCATTACAGGAAACCCTTTTGTAGAATGATACCGATTGCTTCCCAGAAAAGCCCTGGTTACAATGGTCTCTTTTCCCCATACAGGACCATAAAATGAAATAGGGAAATTACAATTCATTTTATAAGCAACATGAAATGATATTAAGTTATCCATATAACCATTAAAATATAGATATTTAAAATCCTCTGTTTTTACATAAGAAGAATCCGAATTTTCTTCTATCCTGTGATTAAGTTTTGAAGTAAAATCAAATGCTCCCATTCTTCCTGTCAGGGTATAGGATTCAATATTCAGTTTTCTTGCTTCATCAGCAGCTATACTCATAACAGTTTCGTTTGTGCAGTTTACCTTTATTAGATAAGAAATTGTTAAAATACCTAAAATAATCAAAGGAAGAACAATTGCTGCTTCAACTCCTATACTGCCTTTTTTAGTACTTTTGAACATAACAGTACTCCTGTCCATTAATCATTGCTCTGTATTGAAAACCTACATAACAATCTTTTATATAAAAGCGGTCATCAAATCCCCCCTGAATATTGATTTGTATCAAATCCATCACCCTCATTAACTTTACTTCACGATCTTCAAAATATAAAAACAGTCTGAGATAATCCTTATATGTACGCCCATTGTCACTTGCAGGTTTAATATATCCCTCCCCCCTGCCCTCCTTAACAGCAGATTCAAGCCCCAGAGCCCAGTCCTGCCTGTTTTTATTTAGTGCCACTTTTTCTCCTGCCAGTATTAGCTTCACATCATTTAAAGATTCGGCATATGCCCATGATTCAGCAAGAGCTACTGCAGTTATTGCCGCTTCAGGTCCGGGGGTCATGATTTCTGCCAGCTCTAGTATCTGCTTTCTTTTTTCACAATCTGCATATATATGTGCCGAATTTAAAATCACTCGCATGGCTCTAAAATCTTTTATAAAGTTATCCTGATTTTCACTATCGCTCAATTTTCCGTAAAGGATATATTCCAGTTCATTTTTAAAATATGTCTCTGTGGGGCTCTCCCACCCCAATCTGTAGTTAAAGTTATTTAATATATATTCATTAACTATAAGATTTTTTGTATTTTGTGAGGTAAGCTCCTTCCAGGATGGCATACCCTTTGAGAACAGATTTCCTATTTTAAAGTTTTCCCCTGCAATCCCTTTTGATGGCAGACTGTTTATTATTCTCCCATTGATTATTTTTCCTTTTCCATCGTAAACTTTCTGCTCCTTTTTTTGCTGCTTTAGTTTAGGGTGCTTCATATAATCCACAATATCATTTTCAAAATTAACTGTATCCATTAATGTATACATGCTCATATCACAGGTAATACTCTTTAATCCTGGTTTTATCAGAGTAAGATTATTTCTTTGCATCTTAGAATCAAAACTGCCGTTCATATAAAACCTTAATTTATCATTTACATCCCTATTGTAACTTTTAAACGCCATAATTCCATACTTGTCCTTTAATGCTTTATGATATTCTGACAAAACGGATCTTCCTGCCAGCTGTATCACACAATCACAATAAGAGTAATCAGAGACCATTGCAGCTGAATTGACCAGAACTACTACTACCATCATCAGACAGACAAATATCATGGAAAGCATTACTGAAACGCTTCCCTTTTTATTAGCTTTCACACTAAAATGCAATAATCTCTTCACTGAGTAATCATATCCACCTTTCGTATATATTCCTTTTCATTAATTATATAAAGTTCCCCCTGATGCCTCCTTGTAATTATATTGGACATCATGCTATTTCCTTTATAAGAATGTAATTCTATACCATATAGAACACTCATACCCTGCTTTTTTTCTTCGGTAAAACAGATTTTTTTATTAAAAGCGCCCCTTCCATATTTATCCTGTGGCACAAATTTACCAGTTATTTCGACCTTTTCACCAGTCTCTGTCCTCTGTAAGATTTGGTTTCTCAATTCTATATTCAGATTGGCCCTCATGGCCGCTCCTGTATACATACAGATAATTATGTAAATCACTGCCATTACTGCACCAATTATGACAGGATAAAGAATGGATGCTTCCACCATTATAGAGCCTCTTTTTTTCCACATTTAAAAACCACTGTTCATCAAATTAGAAAAAGTGCTATTAATAAAACTGGTAATCTGGGTTTTAAAAATCAGCCCAATACCTATGGCAATGGCTATCAGAATTCCTACTTGCACCATCTCCATCCCCTTTTTATTGTTTTTAATTAATCTCATTTTCTTTCCTCCTTTTTTACTTTTTATCCTTGCCCTACATTTCAATCATTGCAGGTGCCAGAGTAATTACTATTAAAACCACTAACTGTAATGCTAATGGCATAGTAAGCTTTGTTTCAGCTATACGTCCTTTTTCTTCAGCGTATTTTTTTCTTTGAAACCATAAAAAACTGTTTTCATCCTGAAGAATCCGGACCAGTTCTGTTCCCTTTTGTATATTATCTGAAATGACGTTTGTAATCCTCATAAACTCTCTGTTTTTACTTCTCTCAGCAAATTTTTTAAGTTCAGCCACCATTGAAGCGTTTGTGCCCGTAACTTTATGATTTATTATAAAAAGCTGGTTATAAAAATAGGATTTTTTCAGGTAATCATTGGAACTATAATCCTTTACTATCTTTTCAAAGGCTGCATTTAAAACTAATCCCGCATTCATTAAAAGTATAATTTTGTTTAGAAAATCTGGCAGTTCTTCTTCTATGGACTGATTACAATTCCGTTTGAGTTTCTTAATTGCATCATACCTTTTGGCATAAGTACACGCAATCAGAAGCCCCCCTGTAACAGTGATTAATAAAAGGGGATTATGTGTATCCTTAGTCCATCGGACATTTTCCATTCCTTCTATATCAACTGGCAAATATACTAATTTTGAATCATCACTTTTATTTATGTTATAAATGACTGAATTTAGCTTACCAATAGCTTCTTCTTTTACATCTGCTGGACTTTCCTTGTCCATTTCTTTAACACTGTCTGCACCTTCTGGTTTTATATTTAATGTGACTGCTTTTTTTACTTTCTGGTCATTAACCTCTCCTGACACAATTAATTTTGCATTTACATTTCCCTGATCATAAGTAGGTCTTTCAATATATTGATGCCCTGACTTATCTACGGAAAATGCATTCTGACTATTAAATATGCTATTAAAGATAACAAAGAAGAATACTAATATAAACGTTGAAATAATGCAGAGGTATCTCTTTAAGTTCTGAACTTTCATGGTATAAGCTATATCCGGATTATAATTATTTCCATAAACCAGATACAATTCTTTCTCATACTCTTTAGTTTTTCCAGTGATTATATCAGGCACCTTATCCATAAGACCATTCAATAATTTTACTCCACACTTCATAGGCGTACCTCAAGTATCTTGTTCATAATATAATAAGATATGATTATAGTTCCCAGGGCTGCAGTCATAATAATATGGCCTGCAAATGTATGATATAAACTATCTAAATATCCAGGAGAAACAAAGTTCAAAAACACAATTATAACCATTGGCATGGAGGTGATAATTTTTGCTTCAGCTTTTTTCTGAGCCGTAATAGTTTTAATTTCTCTGTCTATGGTCATTTTATCCATTATTATCTCTGCAGCCTTTGCAATCATGTCACCTACATCTGCTCCAGTTGCCCTGCAAGTTGAATAAACATCTGCAAAACTAATAATTTCTTCCACTCCGCTTCGATAAGCAAAGTCCTTTAAAATCATTTCATCCGTTATTCTGCTTTCTTTTATGCATGTTGTCATATATTTAAGTTCTACCATGATTGGCTCTCCTTCGTCATAGATGTAAGATAAATTTTTACTACCTTCAATGAGAGCTTCGGACATTTGTCTGCCAGAGGAAACCGATGATGACAGAGAATAAAGTAAATCACGGAATTGATGTCTTAAAAGATCTTTTTGTTGCTTTATCTTAAACTTAATATAAGTCTTTTTAAATGGAATAGCTAATGCCATCATGCATACTGCAACAATGCAGTTTAAGTAAAAAATATATCCGACTAAAAATAAAACTGTACAGACAGCCCCATAATACTTTCTGGCTTGAACACCCTGCAATATATAATTGTCATAATTGTTTATACCGTAAACTTGAGTGTTTTTCATTATTTTACTCCTCTTAACAACAACTTTTCCCTGTTTATCAACTGGTTATCATTTTTTACTAAGCCCCTTTTTACTTCATACTTAAAGAGACTGTTAATTAAATATTTATTTTGCTCATAACCATATATTTCTGAAATCTCCAGAACTCTTCTAGACCTGTCTGGCAGTCTTCCAAGATGCACCATGATATCGATGCCTTCTGCAATCTGGTTCCGAATGGCCTCAATCGGGAAATTGGCAGCCTGCAGTACCATGGTTTCCAATCGTTTCAACATCCCTGATATGGAATTACCATGACCAGTGGATAAAGAACCATCATGACCTGTATTAAACGCCTGAAGCATATCTAAAACTTCTTTTCCTCTTACCTCACCCACTATAATTCTGTTTGGTCTCATTCGGAGACTAGCTTTAATCAGTTGCTGCATATCCACCAGACCTTTGCCCTGTACATTTGCATTCCTACATTCCAGTCTTACTATATTTTCAATTTCATGCAGCTGTAATTCTGCAGAATCCTCTATAACAACAATTCTTTCTTCCTTTGGAATGTAATTGGATAAAACATTAAGTAAACTGGTTTTTCCACTGCCGGTACCCCCACTGATAAAAATATTTTCTCCTGCCACAACCATTCTGTTTAGAAACGCTGCTGCTTCCTCCGTTATTGTCCCAAAACCTATCATGTCTTTCATGCTGAAAGCTTTTTCAGGAAACTTTCTGATTGTTAAACTGGGACCGTTCAATGCAACATTCTTATACACAGCATTTACTCTTGAACCATCAGGCAGCCTGGCATCGACTATTGGATTTAGTTCATTTATTTCACGATGTACTCTGCCTGCAATTCGCCGTATCAGTTCTTCCAGCTCCTCAGTACTTGTAAACCTCAGGTTTACCTTTTCAATCACGCCGAAACGTTCCACAAATACATGATCTTTTCCATTTACCATAATCTCTGTGACATCTTTATCCTCACTTAAGGGGTGTAGTATGCCCAGATCTTTTCGGACAGAATAGTAAATCCGCCGCACTAATACTGCTTTTACTTTAAAACTATAGTTCTCCATTCTGGCATCTGACAAAATATAATCTTCAATCAGCTTATAAATATTCTGTTCATTATCATCAAGATTGCTCTGCCCGATAAGCTTTCTGATATCTTCCGTAATCTGGATGATTGTATCATTTTTTATATCCATTTCAATACATTTTTTCCTTTTTTTTACTTTCAACTATATAATAAAACAGCTGTAAATATTTTACAACTGTTTTATATCGACATTATTCGACTTACTAGTTTAATAT carries:
- a CDS encoding DUF5702 domain-containing protein, with amino-acid sequence MKRLLHFSVKANKKGSVSVMLSMIFVCLMMVVVVLVNSAAMVSDYSYCDCVIQLAGRSVLSEYHKALKDKYGIMAFKSYNRDVNDKLRFYMNGSFDSKMQRNNLTLIKPGLKSITCDMSMYTLMDTVNFENDIVDYMKHPKLKQQKKEQKVYDGKGKIINGRIINSLPSKGIAGENFKIGNLFSKGMPSWKELTSQNTKNLIVNEYILNNFNYRLGWESPTETYFKNELEYILYGKLSDSENQDNFIKDFRAMRVILNSAHIYADCEKRKQILELAEIMTPGPEAAITAVALAESWAYAESLNDVKLILAGEKVALNKNRQDWALGLESAVKEGRGEGYIKPASDNGRTYKDYLRLFLYFEDREVKLMRVMDLIQINIQGGFDDRFYIKDCYVGFQYRAMINGQEYCYVQKY
- a CDS encoding type II secretion system F family protein, which gives rise to MKNTQVYGINNYDNYILQGVQARKYYGAVCTVLFLVGYIFYLNCIVAVCMMALAIPFKKTYIKFKIKQQKDLLRHQFRDLLYSLSSSVSSGRQMSEALIEGSKNLSYIYDEGEPIMVELKYMTTCIKESRITDEMILKDFAYRSGVEEIISFADVYSTCRATGADVGDMIAKAAEIIMDKMTIDREIKTITAQKKAEAKIITSMPMVIIVFLNFVSPGYLDSLYHTFAGHIIMTAALGTIIISYYIMNKILEVRL
- a CDS encoding type II secretion system F family protein, producing the protein MKCGVKLLNGLMDKVPDIITGKTKEYEKELYLVYGNNYNPDIAYTMKVQNLKRYLCIISTFILVFFFVIFNSIFNSQNAFSVDKSGHQYIERPTYDQGNVNAKLIVSGEVNDQKVKKAVTLNIKPEGADSVKEMDKESPADVKEEAIGKLNSVIYNINKSDDSKLVYLPVDIEGMENVRWTKDTHNPLLLITVTGGLLIACTYAKRYDAIKKLKRNCNQSIEEELPDFLNKIILLMNAGLVLNAAFEKIVKDYSSNDYLKKSYFYNQLFIINHKVTGTNASMVAELKKFAERSKNREFMRITNVISDNIQKGTELVRILQDENSFLWFQRKKYAEEKGRIAETKLTMPLALQLVVLIVITLAPAMIEM
- a CDS encoding SPOR domain-containing protein, giving the protein MGPIRRKRRRNSFRQKTKVNFTAILVIISIAVLLGYGTAKFIIYPLFNSDSTNSDSTNKEGFKIEKFLGFFLDDKDNPGESDKNNQNNGQSTTTPGIQQNNQDAKSGVVEDKLKVTPTAQNAATTTPAGYCIQFGSFTTKLSAESLVSELKTSGITAQVVEKDGAYKVVSQLFEQKEQAVATMNTLTGTKYSDAFITQR
- a CDS encoding DUF6382 domain-containing protein — translated: MESLYDCNEIRDFEIKIFASGNCKCFVPMSFMKTNQKLCVIYHTDGYQKLDLSQFQNPYEILNLIEKMVLCVKEAQNHLILHTRYYLTENYIYLDQDMSVMKIIFIPSKENEEKPNFSEKMVHFLEEMKFENVRCSEYINLVIHKLEKFNLSMGALLNYLSELKREIHLCGWE
- a CDS encoding CpaF family protein, whose amino-acid sequence is MKVKKRKKCIEMDIKNDTIIQITEDIRKLIGQSNLDDNEQNIYKLIEDYILSDARMENYSFKVKAVLVRRIYYSVRKDLGILHPLSEDKDVTEIMVNGKDHVFVERFGVIEKVNLRFTSTEELEELIRRIAGRVHREINELNPIVDARLPDGSRVNAVYKNVALNGPSLTIRKFPEKAFSMKDMIGFGTITEEAAAFLNRMVVAGENIFISGGTGSGKTSLLNVLSNYIPKEERIVVIEDSAELQLHEIENIVRLECRNANVQGKGLVDMQQLIKASLRMRPNRIIVGEVRGKEVLDMLQAFNTGHDGSLSTGHGNSISGMLKRLETMVLQAANFPIEAIRNQIAEGIDIMVHLGRLPDRSRRVLEISEIYGYEQNKYLINSLFKYEVKRGLVKNDNQLINREKLLLRGVK
- a CDS encoding zinc-ribbon domain-containing protein, with protein sequence MEDKTLICQDCGNEFVFTVGEQEFYKEKGFDNEPKRCKECRDKKKQERRRDR
- a CDS encoding Flp1 family type IVb pilin; protein product: MRLIKNNKKGMEMVQVGILIAIAIGIGLIFKTQITSFINSTFSNLMNSGF